DNA sequence from the Pseudoduganella plicata genome:
TGGCGCGGCCGCGGTCCTATCCTTGTCGTCATGGCGGAGGTTCTCCTCCAACTCGCATCCACGACCACACAAGGAGATACATCATGGATAAACGCGCGATTTCGCTGGCCGCACTGCTGCTCTGCTCCGTCTCTCTTGCCGCCCCGGTACCAGACAGCTGCCCCGCCATTGGCAGGAACGGTGTCGCCGAACTGCATCGCGACTGGCTCATGACGGGCTGGGAGCGCAATGCGGGTGACCCGCCATTCAACTTCCGCAAGGACCTCGGGCGCTACTACGATTTCACCCGCACGGACCTGAGCCTGTTCGACGATTTCGACCCCGAGCTGAAGGTGCGCACGACGGCCGACGACTATGGCAAGGTCTGGTACGGTCTCGTGCCCAGATTCCGCAGTGTCCATCACAAGATCACCGAACAGCCGACCGTCGTCGCGGCGGGGCCGCGCTACAGCCACTCGGTAATGGAGTTCGCATTCGAGGTCACACCGAACGAGGGCGCGCCCATGTACCTGGTGTCGCGCACGTCGATCCTGTGGCGCTGCGGCGTTGACGGCTGGAAGATCTTCCGCGAGCATAACTCGGCGCGGCCGGCCGATGCGGCCGTGTACCGCAACGCACGCTGAGCTCCGGGGGCAGCGAACTACCGGCTGCCCTTCAGCTGTTCGACAAACCAGCGGCCCGCCGGTCCCGGCGGCATGTCCTTCCGATGGATCGCATGCATGGAAAAGCCCTGTCCCATCACGGGGCTGGTTTCCAGCGTCAGCTTGACCAGCGTCCCTTCGCGCAGGTCGTTCTCCACCATATGCAGCGGCATCGTGCCCCAGCCCAGGCCCGCCTTGAGAAAGGCGTGCTTGGCGCCCAGGTCCGCCAGGCGCCACACGCCCTGCGACACGACACCGAAATCCCTGCCGGTGGTTAGCGGCGAGCGATCCGTCAGCACCAGCTGCACGTGCGTTGCGGCGACCGAGCGCAGGATCACGCCCTGGTGCAGCGCAAGCGGATGGCAGGGCGCGGCCACGGCGACAGCCGGCACGTCGAGCAGGTAGTCCGATACGCAATCCTGCGGCACGTCCGGCAGCGAGCCGATGACGGCGATGCGGCACTGCCCGGCCAGCAGCGGCTGCACGACGGCGCCCAGCGCCTCGACGAACAGGCGCAGCGGCGTGGCGGGATAACGCTGCTGGAATGCCTGCACGGCCGCCGTCAGCGTGGCGATCGGGAACATGACGTCCACCGCCACCGCCAGTTCCGGCTCAAGCCCTTCCGACAGCGTGCGCGCCCGCGCCTTGAACGCGTCCATGCCAGCCACCGCGCCGCGCGCGCCTTCCAGCAGTGCTGCGCCGGCCTCGGTCAGGCGAGGGTAGCGCGCGCTGCGGTCGAACAGCGTCAGCCCCACCTGCAGCTCCAGGTTGGCCAGCGTGTGGCTGACCACGGACTGCGCGCGCCGCAGGCGCCGCCCTGCCGCCGAAAAGCTGCCTTCTTCGGCGGCCGCGATAAAGGTCCGTAACTGATCCAGGGTGAGCGCTTCGAGCATCCATCTATCCTTTCGATATTTGTCATCTAATTATATTGGATTCACAGATGGATCGTCGACGCCTAAGATACATCCATACCCGCTGACAAAACAAACGGCGGCCCACCCAAACGATGAAAAAGGAAACGATCATGAACACGACCACCAACACCGCCAACACCACCGCCATCCCTGCCATCGGCCGCATCCTGCTGGCTGCCATCTTTGTCATCAGCGGCATCGGCAAGATCGCCGCGCCCGCCGCGACCATCGGCTATATCCAGGCCATGGGCCTGCCGTTCGCCACGCTGGGGCTGGCGATCGCCGTCATCGTCGAACTGGGCGGCGGCGTGCTGCTGGCGCTGGGCTACAAAACCCGTCTCGTGGCGGCGGTGCTGGCGGCGTTCTCGGTCGTGACGGCGATTGCGTTCCACGGCGCGATCGGCGACCAGAACCAGTTCATCCACCTGCTGAAGAACTTCGCCATGGCTGGCGGCCTGCTGCAGGTGGTGGCGTTCGGTGCCGGTGCCTTCAGCATCGACAATCGCACGGTCCGTACCGCCCAGCGCGTGCAGCGCGCAGCGTAATCGGGGAGTGAAGCCGCCGGGGGCCATCAGCGTGGAAACGCTGATGGCCCCCGGCGGTTTTTGTCGTGCGTCGGCAGGGAAGCAGCGCCCCGGCGAAATGCGGTAGCATTGTGCTAACTACCAACCGAAGGAGCCCATCATGACCGAGCAAGCCGCAGGACAACGCACGCTGGTGTCGTTGCAGATCAACGCGCAACCGCTGAACGAAGGGCAGCTCGATGTCCTGTTCACGGGAGTCGATGCCGCCGGCGACCCGCTGACAGGCAGCGTCATGGTGCTGACGCAGCAGTTTATGCAGTCACGCGACAACCTGATCCAGGCTGCGGCTATGATGGCGCCCGCGCCGGTAGGCTCGTATGGGCAGGACCAGGCACGCGTAGGCTTAAACCTCGCGCAAGGCGGCAGCGGTGGCCTCGAGTTCGTGTTTACGGTTGCCTACCCCACGGGTGAGCCAGGCTACGAGCCGCCATCGCTGCGCGCACCCGTCAGCAGCGCCGCGCTCACCCGGCTGGCCGATGGGCTGGGGCAGATCGTGCAAGGCGGGCAGAAAGTCGTAGACTGGGCACCCGCGCAATGAGTTTTGCCGCGCTGTCCCGTGCCGGCCAATGGATGACAGGATCCGGATTTGCGTGCTGAATCGATACATCGCCAGGTAGCGCTGGTAAGCTATGGCTCGCTGTTCCTGCGTAGCCAGAACACGCTGGAAGACTGGTATCCCCACGCGGTCTTCCACAACGCGCGGTTCGTGTTTCGCGCGTCCGCCGACAACGCCTTGCTGGCCGACGATTTTACGTTGTGGTTGAGCATACTGAAGGGCGCCGGCGCCGTGCGGCTGTCGCTGCATGGGGCAGACGAATTCGCGGCGACCGTGCCGAGGGACGAGCGCCGCCGCGCTTATGCCGTGGTGGTGCATTACGCGGATGGCTACCAGATCTGGACGGTTGGTGCGGAGGAAGCGGCCTGGCGGGCCAACCCGACCTTTAAGGAAGGTCCGGATTACTGGCACTACTTCAACGCGACTGGCCACGCTTCAGCCATCGACACGTATTGGGGCGGCGAGAAACTTCCCGGCAGGTTCGAGGTCCCCGCGACGGACTGGAAAGCGCTGGCGGCGACAATCGGCGCGGATCTCGACATCAAGCTCCCGTCGGGCCTTGGTCCTGCCGCGCCATTTATCCTGCCCCAATTCGACCATTCAACGCGGACGGTACTTCCGCTGCTGCCGCCATCGCACGCATGGCCGGCGCACCGGCTGGCGGCGGCGCTGGATCGGGAGCAGGGCAAATTCGCCAACGACACCCATCCGAAAAACGAGGGCAACGTGTTCCAGCATCTGGACGATCAGGCCGCCGCCGAACTGACGCATTGGGCCGGGCGCCTGGACAGCTGGATGAACGAAGTGCTGATTCGCGGCGCGAACGACTGCGCCGGTGCCGGTGCAAACAGCCGCGACACGCCATTCATGCGACACCAGCCGCCGCCGCCAGGGCCGCATTCGCATGACGCGGCAGACGTGAACGCCGTCACGCCACCGCTGTCCCAGGCGGTGGACAAAGCGTCGACGCCCGGCAAGTGGACCGACCGGATTGCTTTTGCCATCGCCATCGCGGTGTTCACGTTGTTCGTGGTCGCCATCGCCCACGTGATTCCCGATTTCCCCTGGCTGGCAATCTTCATCGCGCTGCCGTTCGCGCTGCATGGGCACTACAGGAAGAAAGACCGTCAGGCCTGACCGGCCCCCGCCACCGCCCGCAGCAGGTACTGCGTCGGCAAGGCATCGCGCTCCGCCATCTCTGCATCGGCCCCCGCCGCCAGCGCCAGCTGCCGCAGCGCCGCCACCATGGCGGTATCGGGCTGGTGCGCCTGCACGGCGCGGATATCGACCAGATGAAAACCGCAGTCGCGCAGCAGGGCTTCGAGCGACGCGCGCGTGAACAGATGCAGTGAACGGCGGTCCGGCACGCCGTCTTCCTGATAATGCAGGTTGCCCGATGCGAGCAGGGATTGCACCAGCCAGTTCTGGCCGTTGTTGACACAGGCGACCAGTTCGACCTTCCCCAGTGCCTCGCGCCGTATCGTTTGCAGGAACGTCCACGGGTCGCGCAGGCGTTCCAGCGTTTCCGGGAACAGCCAGCACTGCGCCGGCGCCAGCTGGCGCCATGCGTCGGCGTCCAGTGCTTCCGGGTCGGCGACGACGAAACGCGTGCTCCAGTCCTGCGCCGGCGCCGTGCTGCCGATGCCGACAAAGTGGGAGTTTGGCTGGCGTGCGCGCCAGGCCTGGGCCAGGGTGGCACCGCCCACTTCCACCACGGTATGCAGACCGGGGCGCAGCAGCGCCAGCATGTCCTCCTGCCGGGCGCTCGAATGCGCCGGGGGC
Encoded proteins:
- a CDS encoding LysR family transcriptional regulator — protein: MLEALTLDQLRTFIAAAEEGSFSAAGRRLRRAQSVVSHTLANLELQVGLTLFDRSARYPRLTEAGAALLEGARGAVAGMDAFKARARTLSEGLEPELAVAVDVMFPIATLTAAVQAFQQRYPATPLRLFVEALGAVVQPLLAGQCRIAVIGSLPDVPQDCVSDYLLDVPAVAVAAPCHPLALHQGVILRSVAATHVQLVLTDRSPLTTGRDFGVVSQGVWRLADLGAKHAFLKAGLGWGTMPLHMVENDLREGTLVKLTLETSPVMGQGFSMHAIHRKDMPPGPAGRWFVEQLKGSR
- a CDS encoding DoxX family protein, with product MNTTTNTANTTAIPAIGRILLAAIFVISGIGKIAAPAATIGYIQAMGLPFATLGLAIAVIVELGGGVLLALGYKTRLVAAVLAAFSVVTAIAFHGAIGDQNQFIHLLKNFAMAGGLLQVVAFGAGAFSIDNRTVRTAQRVQRAA